In Phaeobacter inhibens DSM 16374, the following proteins share a genomic window:
- a CDS encoding OpgC family protein has translation MATISPFPGAKGTETTPVANRPVAPQSDVQPRAPRDPRLDFYRGIAMFIILCAHIPGNRWTGWIPARFGFSDATEIFVFCSGMASAIAFGGTFGRQGWLMGSARVLFRCWQVFWAHIGLFVFIATTMAALDLYGSFDKSYIASLNLRPFFENPVPQLVGLMTLSYVPNYFDILPMYLVVLALMPLMMGLERIGIWAVASASVGIWLLANPYMIGLGPNGLSLSAEPWSSREWFFNPFGWQLLFFTGFAFMKGWLPAPPVSRVLIVVAAAYLVLLAPFGSWKVFLWVEAWSPDLADLIRPTWKQTAEWREKTDFGLLRFGHFLSLAYLGWVIAGEGGRRLIASGQSTVARVWAVLLSLITKVGQQSLAVFVFSMALARLLGFAMDLTDRSILTTAFFNLTGFGLIIGCAYIAAWFKSHPWKTKR, from the coding sequence ATGGCGACCATCTCGCCCTTTCCCGGTGCCAAGGGCACCGAGACCACACCAGTGGCCAATCGCCCGGTTGCTCCGCAATCGGATGTGCAGCCGCGTGCACCCCGTGATCCACGTCTGGATTTCTACCGGGGCATTGCGATGTTCATCATCCTCTGCGCCCATATCCCCGGCAACCGCTGGACCGGATGGATCCCGGCGCGGTTTGGCTTCTCCGACGCAACAGAGATCTTTGTCTTCTGTTCCGGCATGGCCTCGGCCATCGCCTTTGGTGGCACCTTCGGCCGTCAGGGCTGGCTCATGGGCAGTGCGCGGGTTCTGTTTCGTTGCTGGCAGGTGTTCTGGGCCCACATCGGGCTGTTTGTGTTTATCGCGACCACCATGGCTGCGCTGGATCTCTATGGCAGCTTTGACAAGAGCTATATCGCCTCACTCAATCTGCGCCCGTTCTTTGAAAACCCGGTGCCGCAGCTGGTCGGGCTGATGACTCTCAGCTATGTGCCGAACTATTTCGATATCTTGCCAATGTATCTGGTGGTGCTGGCGCTAATGCCACTAATGATGGGGCTGGAGCGTATCGGGATCTGGGCCGTGGCTTCGGCCTCAGTCGGGATCTGGCTGCTGGCCAATCCCTATATGATCGGCCTTGGGCCGAACGGGCTGTCGCTCTCCGCTGAACCCTGGTCCAGCCGCGAATGGTTCTTCAACCCCTTTGGATGGCAGCTTTTGTTCTTCACCGGCTTTGCCTTCATGAAAGGCTGGCTCCCCGCTCCGCCTGTCTCCCGCGTGCTGATAGTCGTGGCCGCGGCTTACCTTGTCCTGCTGGCCCCGTTTGGTTCATGGAAGGTCTTTCTCTGGGTTGAAGCCTGGAGCCCGGATCTTGCCGACCTCATCCGTCCCACCTGGAAACAGACAGCAGAATGGCGGGAGAAAACCGACTTTGGCCTGCTGCGCTTTGGGCATTTCCTGTCACTGGCCTATCTCGGCTGGGTGATCGCAGGTGAAGGTGGTCGGCGCCTGATTGCATCCGGCCAGTCAACAGTGGCCCGGGTCTGGGCTGTGCTCCTGTCGCTGATCACCAAGGTCGGTCAGCAATCGCTTGCGGTCTTTGTCTTTTCGATGGCACTGGCACGGCTGCTTGGCTTTGCCATGGACCTGACGGACCGGTCCATCCTGACAACCGCATTTTTTAACCTCACAGGGTTTGGCCTGATCATTGGCTGCGCCTATATCGCTGCCTGGTTCAAATCGCATCCATGGAAAACCAAGAGATGA
- a CDS encoding glucan biosynthesis protein codes for MRAFSRRTFLATALASTAPFALGALTSPALATGGPAFSRETVVSLARELAAAPYAPRASVPQDWQEQSYEDYQTRWFRSRDALWSKTPRSYNVDFFLPGLYFPRPVEIFTVENGLAQPVAFDLSLFDKTDKAPDLSVDDSLGYSGFRLRTDLKEPGKKTEFCVFQGASYFRAIGAAHTYGLSARGLAVNTATAKGEEFPEFISFWLEAPVPGQKNMVVHALMDSPSVTGAYRFDILPGQNTVMDVEARLFAREELDNIGLGPLTSMFLFDQTNRNRFDDFRPAVHDSDGLLVINGNGETLWRPLANPKTLQLSSFVDENPRGFGLMQRPRLLSDYEDLEAHYHQRPALWVEPKGDWGKGAVTLVEIPADKEIYDNIVAYWRPRESYAPGSEINIDYRLTWGDGPELPIPQVINTAAGARIFGDPGRIMTIDFAAHPMFAGGVDDLQAHITSPHVTPTEGVLQENPETGGLRLAFAFDPGERDHVELRAELRKDSQPASEVWLYRWTK; via the coding sequence ATGAGAGCATTTTCGCGACGCACCTTTCTGGCAACGGCCTTGGCCAGCACCGCGCCGTTTGCGCTTGGGGCGCTGACATCGCCTGCATTGGCGACCGGTGGCCCTGCATTCTCGCGCGAGACGGTGGTATCCCTTGCCCGCGAACTGGCCGCCGCCCCCTACGCGCCCCGCGCCAGCGTTCCACAGGACTGGCAGGAGCAAAGCTACGAGGACTACCAGACCCGTTGGTTCCGCAGCCGTGACGCGCTCTGGTCCAAAACCCCGCGCAGCTACAATGTCGATTTCTTCCTGCCGGGCCTCTACTTCCCCCGCCCGGTAGAGATTTTCACCGTCGAAAATGGTCTGGCACAGCCCGTGGCCTTTGATCTGTCGCTGTTTGACAAAACGGATAAGGCGCCTGATCTCAGCGTTGACGACAGCCTTGGCTATTCCGGCTTTCGCTTGCGCACTGATCTGAAGGAACCCGGCAAGAAAACCGAATTCTGCGTGTTCCAGGGGGCGAGCTATTTCCGCGCCATCGGGGCGGCCCATACCTACGGGCTCTCAGCGCGGGGGCTGGCCGTGAACACGGCCACCGCGAAGGGGGAAGAATTTCCTGAATTCATATCGTTCTGGCTCGAAGCGCCAGTGCCCGGACAGAAGAATATGGTGGTCCATGCGCTTATGGATTCACCTTCGGTGACCGGCGCCTACCGGTTCGATATCCTGCCCGGCCAGAACACCGTGATGGACGTCGAGGCGCGGCTTTTTGCCCGCGAAGAACTGGACAATATCGGGCTTGGTCCGCTCACGTCGATGTTCCTCTTTGATCAGACCAACCGCAACCGTTTTGATGATTTCCGCCCCGCAGTCCATGACAGCGACGGGTTGCTGGTGATCAACGGCAATGGGGAAACCCTGTGGCGACCGCTGGCCAACCCGAAGACGCTGCAACTGTCCTCCTTTGTCGATGAAAATCCGCGTGGCTTTGGCCTCATGCAACGGCCGAGGCTGCTGTCGGACTACGAGGATCTGGAGGCCCATTATCACCAGCGCCCGGCGCTCTGGGTGGAACCGAAGGGCGATTGGGGCAAGGGCGCGGTCACATTGGTGGAAATTCCGGCAGACAAGGAAATCTACGATAATATCGTGGCCTATTGGCGCCCACGCGAGAGTTACGCGCCCGGTTCCGAAATCAATATCGACTATCGCCTGACCTGGGGCGATGGCCCGGAACTGCCGATCCCACAGGTGATCAATACGGCTGCTGGTGCGCGGATCTTCGGTGATCCCGGTCGCATCATGACCATTGATTTTGCCGCTCATCCGATGTTTGCGGGCGGTGTGGATGATCTTCAGGCGCATATCACCTCCCCCCATGTCACCCCGACCGAAGGCGTATTGCAGGAAAACCCGGAAACCGGTGGTCTGCGGTTGGCGTTTGCCTTTGACCCGGGCGAACGCGATCATGTTGAACTGCGCGCCGAGTTGCGCAAGGACAGTCAGCCCGCATCGGAAGTCTGGCTTTATCGGTGGACCAAATGA